The Lycium barbarum isolate Lr01 chromosome 9, ASM1917538v2, whole genome shotgun sequence genome has a segment encoding these proteins:
- the LOC132610250 gene encoding ER lumen protein-retaining receptor: MNIFRLAGDMTHLASVLVLLLKIHTIKSCAGISLKTQELYALVFVTRYLDIFTEFISLYNTTMKLVFLGSSLSIVWYMRHHKIVRRSYDKDQDTFRHVLLVVPCLILALVIHEKFTFKEVMWTFSIFLEAVAILPQLVLLQRTRNIDNLTGQYILLLGAYRSLYILNWVYRYFTEPHFVHWITWIAGLVQTLLYADFFYYYFQSWKNNTKLELPA; this comes from the exons atgaaTATATTTAGGCTTGCTGGGGATATGACACATTTGGCTAGTGTTCTTGTTTTGCTTCTCAAGATCCATACTATTAAATCTTGTGCTG GTATATCTCTGAAGACTCAAGAGCTATATGCTCTTGTCTTTGTTACTCGCTACTTGGACATATTTACAGAATTTATTTCACTATACAATACTACAATGAAGTTGGTTTTCCTGGGAAGCTCTTTGTCAATTGTTTGGTACATGAGGCATCACAAAATTGTTCGCAGATCTTATGACAAAGACCAAGATACTTTCCGTCATGTTCTCCTTGTGGTTCCTTGCCTGATATTGGCCCTTGTTATACATGAGAAGTTTACCTTCAAGGAG GTAATGTGGACCTTCTCCATATTCTTGGAAGCTGTTGCCATCCTTCCTCAGCTCGTCTTATTGCAGAGAACAAGAAATATAGACAACTTGACTGGACAATACATTTTACTCTTGGG TGCATATCGGTCACTTTACATCTTGAACTGGGTATACCGCTACTTCACGGAACCGCACTTTGTACATTGGATAA CCTGGATTGCAGGCCTTGTGCAGACGTTGCTCTACGCTGATTTCTTCTATTACTACTTCCAAAG CTGGAAGAATAACACCAAGCTTGAACTTCCTGCCTGA
- the LOC132611549 gene encoding putative F-box protein At3g16210: MEHSMLFIPHDILFFILIRLHVKSLLRFQSVSKAWKAIICDKIFKKTHRDQSKVSSPQKLLLVQLDDGVFEFRDLKNPQIAIRKQKFPLKRFQQVPALCSCDGLVLLKSHTAYKSYVLWNPYTNDYRIFKCEYVKAYSCTTPHACGFCYDSSADDYKVILVYKSFYAVCYVSYENKWMKRTSVHVQELNARSWECSQGISVEGRVFWSIQWKINHLVRQNSKIIYFDVKSDEVKELQKPDFIGENDQLYRLTSLKGCVGLYGGKIHSKTFDVWIMEQDEWKLLMNISCNFVCERFIVNSVLLGCMNHNEILFQTIGIGLKYFVIYDLERHQFVKRILISKDSRHYTVPICSESLYFPKPNIKRKRKQLS; the protein is encoded by the coding sequence ATGGAACATAGTATGCTCTTTATTCCCCATGATATCCTATTTTTCATCCTTATTAGGCTACACGTTAAATCTTTGTTACGTTTTCAATCTGTTTCTAAGGCATGGAAAGCTATAATATGtgacaaaatattcaagaaaactCATCGTGATCAATCCAAAGTGTCGAGTCCCCAAAAGCTCTTATTGGTACAATTGGATGATGGTGTATTCGAGTTTCGGGACTTGAAAAATCCCCAAATTGCAATACGAAAACAAAAGTTTCCCCTAAAGAGATTCCAACAAGTCCCAGCCTTGTGCTCATGTGATGGTTTAGTTCTATTAAAGAGCCATACAGCTTATAAATCATATGTTTTGTGGAATCCTTATACTAATGACTATAGAATTTTTAAATGTGAATATGTGAAAGCTTACAGTTGCACAACTCCACATGCTTGTGGATTTTGCTATGATTCTAGTGCCGATGACTACAAGGTTATATTGGTCTATAAATCGTTTTATGCTGTTTGTTATGTAAGTTATGAGAATAAATGGATGAAGAGAACAAGTGTTCATGTACAAGAACTTAATGCAAGGTCATGGGAGTGCAGTCAGGGGATAAGCGTTGAAGGTCGAGTATTTTGGTCTATTCAGTGGAAAATTAACCACTTAGTACGTCAAAATTCTAAGATTATATACTTTGACGTGAAGTCAGATGAAGTGAAGGAGCTTCAAAAACCAGATTTTATAGGTGAAAACGATCAGTTGTATCGATTGACTTCTTTGAAAGGTTGTGTTGGTTTATATGGTGGCAAAATCCATAGCAAAACATTCGACGTTTGGATCATGGAACAAGATGAATGGAAATTATTAATGAACATCAGTTGCAATTTCGTTTGCGAGCGATTTATAGTGAATAGTGTGCTGTTGGGCTGCATGAACCATAATGAAATTCTCTTTCAAACCATAGGAATAGGGCTTAAATATTTTGTTATCTATGATCTTGAACGACATCAATTCGTTAAACGAATTCTAATATCCAAAGATTCAAGACATTACACAGTTCCAATATGTTCGGAGAGTTTATATTTTCCGAAACCCAATATCAAGCGCAAGAGAAAGCAACTCAGCTAA